The DNA segment tgctggggggttcccatgatgcacggagtgtttctttctctttttgctctgtatgcaccactctgcatttaatgattagtgattgatctctgctcccctccacagcatgtctttttcctggttctctccctcagccccaaccagtcccagcagaggactgcccctccctgggcctggttctgctggaggtttcttcctgttaaaagggagtttttccttcccactgtcgccaagtgcttgctcacagggggtcgttttgaccgttggggtttttacgtaatcattgtatggccttgccttacaatataaaatgccttggggcaactgtttgttgtgatttggcgctatataaataaaattgattgattgaattgattgatggttatgagtaattttttctctaatagttaaaattttattagcaaagaaagtcatgaagtcattactagttacagttaaaggaatactcgcctcaatagagctctgactctttgtcagcctggctacagtgctgaaaagaaacctggggttgttcttattttcttcaattagtgatgagtagtaagatgtcctagctttacggagggcttttttatagagcaacagactctttttccaggctaagtgaagatcttctaaattagtgagacgccatttcctctccaacttacgggttatctgctttaagctgcgagtttgtgagttataccacggagtcaggcacttctgatttaaagctctctttttcagaggagctacagcatccaaagttgtcctcaatgaggatataaaactattgacgaggtaatctatctcactcacagagtttaggtagctactctgcactgtgttggtatatggcattggagaacataaagaaggaatcatatccttaaacctagttacagcgctttctgaaagacttctactgtaatgaatcttattccccactgctgggtagtccatcagagtaaatgtaaatgttattaagaaatgatcagacagaagggggttttcagggaatactgttaagtcttcaatttccataccataagtcagaacaagatctaaggtatgattaaagtggtgggtggactcatttacattgaaaatgaaacatgaaaatagatagatagattctaTGCTGCTGTCTGTTTGGGTAATAACATCTCTGTCAAAAACTGGAGCGGTGCACAGCAGTCCTCAGTAACACCAGACAGCCTCTGCATGAGACTCTGTCTGCACAGAGGAGCAAAAGATCTGAGCATCTCCTCTCCATGTGCTGCAGGAGCGTTTTAGATAATCCTTCATTCCTCCTGCTGTGCAATTTTATAATGAACATTGTTGAtttaagtgtgtttgtgtgtacacaCATGTGCTGCACTGGCAAACATCACAGGACAAAGGTTAGAAAATATTCAATATCTCATTCTCATCCACAGTGTGACAGCAAGACTTGACCAACATCTTTGGAAGAAATTTGAAAATCTCAGTAATTGTAGTCACGTCCTGAAGACAAGTTAAAGTATAAAGAATTGGTCAAAAATAATCATCATGAGAAGAAGAAATAAATACAAGCAGCGTTTCATTGGGAGGATTTGATGCAAACAATATTTCATTTTTCTTTGTCCTGCTTTCTTCAGGATCACTGACAGTTCTGCAACCTAAAGCCCAGGATGCCCGTGGTTCCAGTGGGCGGAGCATCTCTCTCCCACCACATCGTACCTGTTGCCCTCACCTGCTCCTGGCTGGTTCTTCTCTGCCACACTGCCTTTGGTCAGAAACCTGCAAAGCTTCCACTGATTGGCCGCAAGCCTTTCATTGCTGCCTTCAACGCCCCGTTGGACATGTGCGCCATCAAGTACAACATTACGGCCAACATTGACCAACTCTTTCAAATACACGGGAGCCCACGGGCTGGCTGCACGGGGCAGAATGTCACCATCTTTTATGCCAATCGGCTGGGATACTACCCCTACGTCACGCCACAGGGTACCACTGTGCACGGTGGGGTTCCGCAGAACTGCAGCCTGGACCTGCACCTCTTCAAAGCCTACAAGGACATCAAACACTTTATTCCTGCTGAGGACTTCCGCGGCCTGGCTGTCATCGACTGGGAGTTCTGGCGACCACAGTGGAGACGCAACTGGCACAAGAAGGACATTTACCGCCGCAAGTCAATGGAGCTAACTGCCAAGGCGTACATAAATGTGACGGCAGTGCAGGTGGAGGAGCTGGCACGGAAAAGATTTGAGAAGAGCGCACGCACTTTCATGCAGAGGACTATCCAGCTGGGGATGCACCTTCGTCCCAGTGGCCTCTGGGGTTTCTACCTGTACCCCGACTGTCACAACTACAACTTGCACGAGCACAACTACAAAGGCTTCTGCCCCCTGTCGGAGAAACTGAGTAACAATGAGCTGCTGTGGCTGTGGAACAGCAGCTCTGCGCTCTTTCCCTCAGTGGCCATCCGGAAGAATCATGCCAACAGCATCAACAACCTCTACTTCGCTCAGCACAGAATCCGAGAGTCGCTTCGCGTCGCCTCGCTGACCGCGAAGGAATACGACCTGCCCACCTACGTGTACCTGAGGCTGGGCTACCGAGAGGACGCGCTGGCTTTCCTCACCATGGTAAGAGATGACACAAAATGTTTCCTGGTAAACACATGACAAGAATTCAATTCACTTTATTCAAACTGCCCCAAATCACCACAGAGATGCTTCAAAATCCACAGGATCTGTGTGAAGTCGAGACAGAGGCTTCTGCTCATCAAAGAACTGCACATCCGCAGCTCCAGACGTCCACGTGAACGTGTCCACGCCGTGTGTCCACACCTGAGTGGACACACGGTGGAAAATCTAAGAATAAAAATGTAGCAGTTAGCATGTGAGTGCGCGACACCTTCCAGTGATCTGTTCCCACTGTGTGGTTGGGTTTGATTAATTCATGCACACAACTTAAATAATGAAATCATTTTGTTGGCAGATATGAATTCTGAATTCTGCTGTGCCGCTCCGGTCCGCCGCTGCACGGACACcgcgcacacgcgcacacacccacacacacacgcacacaccgtaACGCTCTTAATCTGCACTGCCACATCATGATAACGTGTTCATGGGTCACGTATCATCGTGCTCCGTATGTTCAGGTCAATTCTTCTTCCTTGAACTCGTCATGCTTCTGATCTTATGTAAACACGTCATCAACATTATCGTCAATACGGTGGGAAGATAAACAACATGATGCGGCTCGTCTCTGTTCTGGAGCTCCACAGTAGTCATGTGAACACGGTTCAGATCATGTTTTCAGAGCCTGGTGGACCTGGAGTCCTGCTGTCAGGTCTTCTGCTCGCTGGCCTCAGTGTTTAGTTCCAGAAACACTTTTTAActaatttctccatgtaacatcAAGATGTTGCGTTTTCTTGCAGAAGGACCTGATCCACACCATCGGGGAGAGTGCCGCTCTGGGAGCTGCAGGATTTGTCATCTGGGGTGACCTGAACCTGACCTCATCCAGGGTGAGGTCACATGACAGGAAATGAGAGTCTGCTTTGACTTGCTGAATTATCGCTGCGGTGCCGGCTCTGCAGGCCCCTGCTGGGGTCACATTCAGCTGCCTGCTGGTTTTTTGATCAGTGAGACTGTTCTGCTGGAAGACCCCCGGACTCTGGACCGGATTCCAACAGTACTGAACGAGACACCAGGAACAACTTTGGCATTAAGAACCTTGCACAAGGGTGCCTTAGGTAGCATGCTTTCATGTCCACTCAGGGAATTAAACCTATGGCCTTGTGGTCACAGCCCACCTCACTAAACATTCGGCCACCACTTCCCCAAACCCTCCTCTGCCGCACTCGGTTTTTCTGTATAGGGGTTGAAACAAACACTACATGTCGTCATCATTTCATTACCCTTCTGCTGTATTTACAGCGATTGGACCAAatgatcatcattattattattattattattactattaatcaatcaatcaatcaatttttttatatagcgccaaatcacaacaaacagttgccccaaggcgctttatattgtaaggcaaggccatacaataattatgtaaaaccccaacggtcaaaacgaccccctgtgagcaagcacttggctacagtgggaaggaaaaactcccttttaacaggaagaaacctccagcagaaccaggctcagggaggggcagtcttctgctgggactggttggggctgagggagagaaccaggaaaaagacatgctgtggaggggagcagagatcaatcactaatgattaaatgcagagtggtgcatacagagcaaaaagagaaagaaacaatgcatcatgggaaccccccagcagtctacgtctatagcagcataactaagggatggttcagggtcacctgatccagccctaactataagctttagcaaaaaggaaagttttaagcctaatcttaaaagtagagagggtgtctgtctccctgatctgaattgggagctggttccacaggagaggagcctgaaagctgaaggctctgcctcccattctactcttacaaaccctaggaactacaagtaagcctgcagtctgagagcgaagcgctctattggggtgatatggtactacgaggtccctaagataagatgggacctgattattcaaaaccttataagtaagaagaagaattttaaattctattctagaattaacaggaagccaatgaagagaggccaatatgggtgagatatgctctctccttctagtccccgttagtactctagctgcagcattttgaattaactgaagactttttagggaacttttagcacaacctgataataatgaattacaatagtccagcctagaggaaataaatgcatgaattagtttttcagcatcactctgagacaagaccattctgattttagagatattgcgtaaatgcaaaaaagcagtcctacatatttgtttaatatgcgctttgaatgacatatcctgatcaaaaatgactccaagatttctcacagtattactagagctcagggtaatgccatccagagtaaggatctggttagacaccatgtttctaagatttgtggggccaagtacaataacttcagttttatctgagtttaaaagcaggaaattagaggtcatccatgtctttatgtctgtaagacaatcctgcagtttagctaattggtgtgtgtcctctggcttcatggatagataaagctgggtatcatctgcgtaacaatgaaaatttaagcaataccgtctaataatactgcctaagggaagcatgtataaagtgaataaaattggtcctagcacagaaccttgtggaactccataattaactttagtctgtgaagaagattccccatttacatgaacaaattgtaatctattagacaaatatgattcaaaccaccgcagcgcagtgcctttaatacctatggcatgctctaatctctgtaataaaattttatggtcaacagtatcaaaagcagcactgaggtctaacagaacaagcacagagatgagtccactgtccgaggccataagaagatcatttgtaaccttcactaatgctgtttctgtactatgatgaattctaaaacctgactgaaagtcttcaaatagaccattcctctgcagatgatcagttagctgttttacaactaccctttcaagaatttttgagagaaaaggaaggttggagattggcctataattagctaagatagctgggtcaagtgatggctttttaagtaatggtttaattactgccaccttaaaagcctgtggtacatagccaactaacaaagatagattgatcatatttaagatcgaagcattaaataatggtagggcttccttgagcagcctggtaggaatggggtctaataaacatgttgatggtttggatgaagtaactaatgaaaataactcagacagaacaatcggagagaaagagtctaaccaaataccggcatcactgaaagcagccaaagataacgatacatctttgggatggttatgagtaattttttctctaatagttaaaattttgttagcaaagaaagtcatgaagtcattactagttaaagttaatggaatactcagctcaatagagctctgactctttgtcagcctggctacagtgctgaaaagaaacctggggttgttcttattttcttcaattagtgatgagtagaaagatgtcctagctttacggagggcttttttatagagcaacagactctttttccaggctaagtgaagatcttctaaattagtgagacgccatttcctctccaacttacgggttatctgctttaagctacgagtttgtgagttataccacggagtcaggcacttctgatttaaagctctcttttttagaggagctacagcatccaaagttgtcttcaatgaggatgtaaaactattgacgagatactctatctcacttacagagtttaggtagctactctgcactgtgttggtatatggcattagagaacataaagaaggaatcatatccttaaacctagttacagtgctttctgaaagacttctagtgtaatgaaacttattccccactgctgggtagtccatcagagtaaatgtagatgttattaagaaatgatcagacagaagggagttttcagggaatactgttaagtcttctatttccataccataagtcagaacaagatctaagataagattaaagtggtgggtggactcatttacgttttgagcaaagccaatagagtctaataatagattaaatgcagtgttgaggctgtcattctcagcatctgtgtggatgttaaaatcgcccactataattatcttatctgagctaagcactaagtcagacaaaaggtctgaaaattcacagagaaactcacagtaacgaccaggtggacgatagataataacaaataaaactggtttttgggacttccaatttggatggacaagactaagagtcaagctttcaaatgaattaaagctctgtctgggtttttgattaattaataagctggaatggaagattgctgctaatcctccgccccggcccgtgctacgagcattctgacagttagtgtgactcgggggtgttgactcatttaaactaacatattcatcctgctgtaaccaggtttctgtaaggcagaataaatcaatatgttgatcaattattatatcaattaccaacagggacttagaagagagagacctaatgtttaatagaccacatttaactgttttagtctgtggtgcagttgaaggtgctatattattttttctttttgaatttttatgcttaaatagatttttgctggttattggtagtctgggagcaggcaccgtctctacggggatggggtaatgaggggatggcagggggagagaagctgcagagaggtgtgtaagactacaactctgcttcctggtcccaccctggatagtcacggtttggaggatttaagaaaattggccagatttctagaaatgagagctgctccatccaaagtgggatggatgccgtctctcctaacaagaccaggttttccccagaagctttgccaattatctatgaagcccacctcattttttggacaccactcagacagccagcaattcaaggagaacatgcggctaaacatgtcattcccggtctgattggggaggggcccagagaaaactacagagtccgacattgtttttgcaaagttacacaccgatttaatgttaattttagtgacctccgattggcgtaaccaggtgtcattactgccgacgtgaattacaatcttaccaaatttacgcttagccaaagccagcagtttcaaatttccttcaatgtcgcctgctctggcccccggagacaattgactatggttgctggtgtcgctaacttcacatttctcaaaacagagtcgccaataaccagagtttgatcctcggcgggtgtgtcgtcgagtggggaaaaacggttagagatgtgaacgggttggcggtgtacacggggcttctgtttagggctacgcttcctcctcacagtctcccagtcggcctgcttgggatctgccagggggtaactaacggcggctaagctaccttggtccgcaccgactacaggggcctggctagctgtagaattttccacggtgcggagccgagtctccaattcgcccagcctggcctccaaagctacgaataagctacacttattacaagtaccgttactgctaaaggaggccgaggaataactaaacatttcacacccagagcagaaaagtgcgggagagacaggagaagccgccatgctaaatcggcaaagagctagtagctacgctaagctagcggattcctaaaaacacgcaaagtgaataatgtgtaaataatttagaggtgattcagcagaaggagtgctttagttaaggcacgtaaagattacactgggaaacaaatcgtaatctagataactagatcaatctaactgcgcagattaaacagctaacagatacagcaaaacaccgctgtgctccggaacaggaagtgatacaataccgcagtgagagccaaccaccagtagctaGTTTCTTTGTGTCATTGTTCCAGAGTGTTTTCTTGTTCTGGACCCAAAGTCCACAGCTGCAACTGAATCACAGAGAACATTTCGGCGGCGTGGGGATGAAATGATCACGTGACATTTCCACATTGAGGTTGTTGATTAATTTTGGGCTGGAGATGAACCAGGTCTGACAGCAGAGAGCGTGTGGTCGGACTGAACCACACAGTTCACAGACAGTCTGCACCCAAAAACAGCTGGACTGCTTAGCACACACCTGTTTCCCCTGAGCAGATTCAGGTCCTTCCATCCAAAATCCAATCACAGACCAAATCCAGTTTACAGGCTGAAAACCAGCCGATGATCCTGACCAGCCAGAACACTAGTCCACAAACACAGAGGCCATGGAATACTCAGGCAGGTTGGACCTATCAAAGACATTCAGCAGCGATACTCATCGAGGAAAAGGTCATGTGTTCCTCGTAAACCGAAGCTTCTGGTTCTGTGTTGGTATCAGTTCCCATTTATCAGAGATGTGTCAATGGACACATGATTCCTCATTCAGGGATCAACACAAGGAGGGGATTTTCAGAATTAGGAACTTGTCACAAACTTCCCTCCATACAACGACCACTGGGACAACCAGACCAAAGGTAGGGGTACCCACCCGCTGAGATCTGGACACGATGCCTGACTTTCCAAGCTCCCATGACAGCAGTGGGAGATGGTCATCCTTACTTAGAGAAAGCATGTTCCGAGTGCCTCGGGTTTGGACCTGGTCACCGCCGTGCAGTAGCAGAACCACACCAGTCAGGAGCCTCCAGGCACAAAACCCTGGATGGCATTTTGCAGAGTAAAGATTTTCCAGTATTGGTCTCATCAGTTACTGTCAGTTAACGGAAACACAGAGACGCACATCGTCTGCAGTCACGGAATTAAAGCTCTGGTTAAGAAATAATGAAGCTCATGTAATAAATCAATATAAATAAGATCTTAAAGCAGTGACTTCTTCATCATTGTGTTTTTCAGTACAACTGCACCAAAGTGAAGTCCTTCCTGAACCACCGGCTGGGCCAGTACATCACCAACGTGACGCACGCCGCCCAGATCTGCAGTGACTTCCTGTGCCAGGGGAATGGCCGCTGCATCCGCAGAGACCCTCACGCCCGACACTACCTCCACCTGAGTGCCGACAGCCACCGCATCCGGCCGTCTGGAAACGGAGACTTCACAGTTATGGGGTGGCATTCACACCACGAACTGCAGTGGCTGACGGACCGGTTTCGCTGCCACTGCTACGAGGGCCACGAGGGCGAGCGGTGCGACAGCATCAATGAGGTGACGGAGGATGACAGGCagtggggggaggaggaggagcaggagaggAGAAGGTCGGAGTGGGAGGATGAACAGCTGGACAGTGGACAGAGTGTAGCGCCCCCAACAGGCTGCAGCTGTCACATGGTAGTTTTGCTACTACTCTTGAATTTAgtataaatgggctgcatttatatagcccttttccatctgcatcagacgctcaaagcgctttacaattatgcctcacattcaccccgatgtcaggctgctgccatacaaggcgccactacacaccgggaacaactaggggattaaggaccttgcccatgagcccttagtgattttcctgccaggctgggatttgaaccgaggatcctctggtctcaagcccaacgtttacCATTAGACCATCAATGAGAACGGTCACATGACACATTTCCACTAACAATGACACACAGCATCAGTTCTCAGGAGTCAGTCGGACCATTTCCTCTCACCGAGACC comes from the Thalassophryne amazonica chromosome 8, fThaAma1.1, whole genome shotgun sequence genome and includes:
- the LOC117516374 gene encoding hyaluronidase-4 isoform X2, with product MPVVPVGGASLSHHIVPVALTCSWLVLLCHTAFGQKPAKLPLIGRKPFIAAFNAPLDMCAIKYNITANIDQLFQIHGSPRAGCTGQNVTIFYANRLGYYPYVTPQGTTVHGGVPQNCSLDLHLFKAYKDIKHFIPAEDFRGLAVIDWEFWRPQWRRNWHKKDIYRRKSMELTAKAYINVTAVQVEELARKRFEKSARTFMQRTIQLGMHLRPSGLWGFYLYPDCHNYNLHEHNYKGFCPLSEKLSNNELLWLWNSSSALFPSVAIRKNHANSINNLYFAQHRIRESLRVASLTAKEYDLPTYVYLRLGYREDALAFLTMKDLIHTIGESAALGAAGFVIWGDLNLTSSRYNCTKVKSFLNHRLGQYITNVTHAAQICSDFLCQGNGRCIRRDPHARHYLHLSADSHRIRPSGNGDFTVMGWHSHHELQWLTDRFRCHCYEGHEGERCDSINEVTEDDRQWGEEEEQERRRSEWEDEQLDSGQSVAPPTGCSCHMRLSCGVPYL
- the LOC117516374 gene encoding hyaluronidase-4 isoform X1 yields the protein MPVVPVGGASLSHHIVPVALTCSWLVLLCHTAFGQKPAKLPLIGRKPFIAAFNAPLDMCAIKYNITANIDQLFQIHGSPRAGCTGQNVTIFYANRLGYYPYVTPQGTTVHGGVPQNCSLDLHLFKAYKDIKHFIPAEDFRGLAVIDWEFWRPQWRRNWHKKDIYRRKSMELTAKAYINVTAVQVEELARKRFEKSARTFMQRTIQLGMHLRPSGLWGFYLYPDCHNYNLHEHNYKGFCPLSEKLSNNELLWLWNSSSALFPSVAIRKNHANSINNLYFAQHRIRESLRVASLTAKEYDLPTYVYLRLGYREDALAFLTMKDLIHTIGESAALGAAGFVIWGDLNLTSSRYNCTKVKSFLNHRLGQYITNVTHAAQICSDFLCQGNGRCIRRDPHARHYLHLSADSHRIRPSGNGDFTVMGWHSHHELQWLTDRFRCHCYEGHEGERCDSINEVTEDDRQWGEEEEQERRRSEWEDEQLDSGQSVAPPTGCSCHMVVLLLLLNLV